The Qingrenia yutianensis genomic sequence TCGGGGGAAATGGTGACGTTCTGCGAGTCGGAGTTGATTTTGTCAAAATTTAACTCAAACGAATACGGCAAATCGCCCGTTGTACTGCCTGCATAGCGCGTGAGAAGATTTTCAAATTCCTTTTTGTCATAGCGGACACTGCATTTTTTAATGCTTTGGTCGGTATAATCTCTGATGTAAACGTAAAGGCTGGACGAGGCAATGTCGCCCTGCGAAATGATAAAATCGCGGATTGTCATACTGCCCGTTTTAACCTTTTGCACACCCAAAATATTGCCCAAAACTTCCGAATCGTATGCAACGGGATAGGAAACGAAAATAGATTTTGCCTTAAGCGCCGAATTCCATTCGTCGGAGGTTGATTTTGTGTAATTGTCCGACGTGAGCGCGATTATGAAAATGCTTTTGACGGGTGTAATTATTGTATCGTACGCCTCGTCGGTTTCATAAAAAATACTGCGCTTTGACGCGTTGTTTACAACCAGCTGTTTGGGAAGCGCAAGTTTTTCCTTAGACAGACTTCCGCTGTTTTTAAGCACTTTCTGCCCGAAAATTTTCTGTGTAATATCAGAAAAAAAATTATAGCCGTCGGGCCATAATTTTTTATCGAACCAAATATTGAGCGTAAGGCAAACACTGCTTATGATAAGCAGCGCCAAAACGATATTTTTAATTCTTTCTTTAATTTTCATAAAAATCCTCTTTTGAAAAGGAGAAATTTAAACCGCAAAACTAATTAAGACGGCTTGTGATAAAGGTTTTGAGGTTGCCGACATAAGCCTCGCTCAAAAGTGTAACTTCAAGGCGCGTGGTCTGAACTGCATTGTCTTTCTGCGCGTAAACGAGAATTTTGTTAAGTCCTTCTCTCAAAAGCACCTGGCGCGCATAAAGTCCGCTTGCGCCGACTGCCGTTTCTTCAAATTTCACACCGTTGAAATATGTATTGATTTTGCGGTACATACCTGTTGACACGTCGTACATATAAATTGCAACGTTTGTGCCCGCCTTTGCCGCCGCCGATACAACGCAAACCGAATTTGACGTTGTGGTGCTGAACGAGTCGGGATTTAAAATATCAACAAGATAGTCCGCCGTGCCGACATACGACGAACCCAAAAATTCGGGTGCTGCAAGCGACGTGAGCGGCAGCGACATAACTATTAAACATAAAACAATCGCAATTATTTTTTTCATTGCTTTTTACCTCCGTTTCGGCAAAATATTTATAAAATTTTACAATACAACCATTGTTATCACTATTATACAACATCAATGTTACAGTAATATTACCGTTTCTTTAAAATACAATTACATTTGAAACATTGCTCGGTTATTAAACGTTATTTTCGGGTTTTTTTACTGCTTTTTCCCGTCGGAAGAATTATTACAACCTCGGTTCCTGCGCCGTAAATGCTGTTTATTTTAATGCTTCCGCCGTGCGCCGCAATAATATCGTGTGAAATTGCAAGTCCGAGTCCCGTTCCGCCCTTTTCGCGCGAGCGCGCCTTGTCGACGCGGTAGAAACGCTCGAAAATATGAGGTAAATCCTCTTTCGGTATGCCAATTCCGTTGTCCTTTATTTTTATGTAAACACTGTCGTACATCTTGCCCGACGCAACGTAAATTTTGCCGTCCGAGCCTGTGTATTTAATCGCGTTGCTGATGATGTTGACCAAAACCTGTTCCATAGCGTCGCGGTCGCCTTCAAACGGAAGAAGAGCCGAGAGAGGCTCGTAAGTAAGTGTAAGATGCGCAGATTTTGCGTTGATTTCCTGTTTTGCAACAACGCTTTCCACCAGCGCGGAAAGGTCGAATTTTTCTTTTTTAAGACCTTTTTTGCCGTAGTCGAGGCGCGAGAGAACAAGCAAATCTTTTACAAGGCGCGTCATTCTGTCCGATTCGTTATTTATAACGTTTAAAAAGCTTATGAAGTTGTCCTTGTCAAAATCGTTTTCCTCTGCCGAATAAAGAAGCGTTTCCGCGTATCCTTTTATGGTTGTGAGCGGAGTGCGCAGTTCGTGCGACACGTTTGCCACAAACTCACGGCGCGAGTTGTCAAGGCGCTGCTGTTCGGTGATGTCCTGCAAAACCACCACAATACCGCCTGTTTTTTCTTTTGTGCGGAATTTCGCGAAATAAAGCTTTATTTCAACGTTTGCGCGCTTGATAGTGCGCTCTTTTGTGGACATATCCGCAGAAATAAGCGCCTGTGAAATTTTCGGTTCGGTGTCCGAAAAAACATCGTCAAATGTCATATTTTCTATTTTGTGAATACGCATAAGCTTTTTTGCCGCGGGATTTATGTGGATTATTTTTCCCGACGAGTCAAACGCCATAACGCCGTCCGCCATATGCTTCAAAATGGTTTCAACCTTGTCTTTTTCGCTCTGAATTTGTTTGAGCGTGTCGTTTAATTCCACCGCCATATCGTTGAACGTTTCGGTCAAAAGTCCGATTTCGTCGCTCGATTTTACGTCGATTGTAAATTCAAAATCGCCCGACGTGATTTTCTGCGCCTTGCGCGTAAGCGACGAGATAGGAGAAATAATTGTGCGCGACAAAAGTATTCCGAATACCACCGAAAGAAACATTCCGAGCGAAAGCGACAGGAAAATGATATTTAAAATGTTGCGCACCACCGAGTCGATTTCAACCTTTGAGTCTTTTATGTAAACAATGTAGTTTCCCACCGGCACGGCAAAATCCATATAGCTTGCGTTTGTTTCGGTGCTGTCGCCCGTTTTTCCGCTCATTGCCGATATAATATTCGGCGTGATTTCAAGGGTTTTCGCAAGCTCGGGATTGCTCCCGTAAAGCGCCTTTCCCGTTTTGATGTCAAGTATGTAGTAGTTTCTGAAAGAGTCTATTCCCATCTGCCCCGAATATGCGTCAACGCTTTCGGTAAGCTGGTTTACACCGTTCTCGCCGCCGGATTTTTCGGCAAGCTGACGGCAAAATTCTTCATTGTATACGTTTTTCATCAGCGTTTTAAATTCGTCGTGATAAAAAGCGTCAATCCGGTTAATCATAAACGTTCCTATGACGATAATAACCGAAATTGTGAGCACAACAAACATAGCCACAATTTTGTAGCTGATACTGCTTTTTATTTTAATCCCGTCCGTGTGCGCGTTTTTTCTCATTATGTTAAACTCTCTTTTGAAAACATATTTTTAAAATTACGAGTGAAAATAGTATCCCACACCGCGTTTTGTAAGAATGTAGTTCGGTCTTGCCGGGTCGTCCTCAATTTTTTCGCGCAGACGTCTTACAGTAACGTCAACCGTGCGCGGATCACCGACATATTCGTAGTCCCACACCTTGTTCATAAGGCTGACGCGCGAAAAGATTTTTCCCCTTTGCGTCGCAAGGAATTTCAAAAGCTCAAATTCGCGGTATGTAAGGTTAATCGGTTCGCCGTTTTTTGTAACCTCATACCTCTCGGGGTCAATGGATAAGTTGTTGCAGCTGATAATCTG encodes the following:
- a CDS encoding cell wall metabolism sensor histidine kinase WalK, with the translated sequence MRKNAHTDGIKIKSSISYKIVAMFVVLTISVIIVIGTFMINRIDAFYHDEFKTLMKNVYNEEFCRQLAEKSGGENGVNQLTESVDAYSGQMGIDSFRNYYILDIKTGKALYGSNPELAKTLEITPNIISAMSGKTGDSTETNASYMDFAVPVGNYIVYIKDSKVEIDSVVRNILNIIFLSLSLGMFLSVVFGILLSRTIISPISSLTRKAQKITSGDFEFTIDVKSSDEIGLLTETFNDMAVELNDTLKQIQSEKDKVETILKHMADGVMAFDSSGKIIHINPAAKKLMRIHKIENMTFDDVFSDTEPKISQALISADMSTKERTIKRANVEIKLYFAKFRTKEKTGGIVVVLQDITEQQRLDNSRREFVANVSHELRTPLTTIKGYAETLLYSAEENDFDKDNFISFLNVINNESDRMTRLVKDLLVLSRLDYGKKGLKKEKFDLSALVESVVAKQEINAKSAHLTLTYEPLSALLPFEGDRDAMEQVLVNIISNAIKYTGSDGKIYVASGKMYDSVYIKIKDNGIGIPKEDLPHIFERFYRVDKARSREKGGTGLGLAISHDIIAAHGGSIKINSIYGAGTEVVIILPTGKSSKKTRK